One genomic window of Thalassolituus hydrocarboniclasticus includes the following:
- a CDS encoding protein phosphatase CheZ gives MAGINLDTDNSAVGSEIKSLAESMLRQLELGDLSKAVALVNNLNEVRDRTLYNEIGRLTRALHEAIKNLRVDSVGAGSEIDNASDKLAYVLEMTDKSANRTMDLADAGMPLATDIHDRASALSVEWQRFLNKELKPDEFRALTKDINQFLIDSANQSQRLQGQLSDIVLAQDFQDLTGQVIHKVAALVTDVESRLVQLVAMAGNVDSITGIVHADLETAEKPTEGANIAAEGPQINKSSEDVVASQDDVDDLLSSLGF, from the coding sequence ATGGCCGGGATCAATCTGGATACCGATAACAGCGCTGTCGGCTCTGAAATCAAAAGCCTTGCAGAAAGCATGCTCAGGCAGCTTGAGCTTGGTGATCTCAGCAAGGCGGTAGCATTGGTTAATAACCTCAACGAGGTTCGTGACCGTACGCTGTACAATGAGATTGGCCGGCTGACCCGCGCTCTGCATGAAGCGATCAAAAATCTGCGGGTCGACTCGGTGGGCGCGGGATCTGAGATCGATAATGCAAGCGATAAGCTGGCCTATGTTCTGGAAATGACAGATAAATCGGCCAACCGCACTATGGACCTGGCCGATGCCGGTATGCCACTGGCAACCGACATCCATGACCGGGCCAGTGCATTATCGGTTGAGTGGCAACGTTTCCTTAATAAAGAATTAAAGCCGGATGAATTCCGTGCTTTAACCAAAGATATCAATCAGTTTCTGATCGACAGTGCGAATCAGTCCCAGAGATTGCAGGGACAGCTATCTGATATCGTGCTGGCACAGGATTTTCAGGATTTAACCGGTCAGGTTATTCATAAAGTCGCCGCATTGGTAACGGATGTGGAAAGCCGTCTTGTACAGCTTGTTGCGATGGCCGGTAACGTCGATTCCATTACCGGAATAGTTCATGCCGATCTTGAAACGGCTGAAAAGCCGACGGAAGGCGCCAATATCGCTGCGGAGGGACCGCAGATTAATAAGTCCAGTGAAGACGTAGTTGCCAGCCAGGATGATGTTGATGACTTACTGTCCAGTCTTGGTTTTTAA
- the cheY gene encoding chemotaxis response regulator CheY — protein sequence MKILIVDDFSTMRRIVKNLLRDLGFTNTQEADDGTTALPMLQNGDFDFLVTDWNMPGMTGLDLLKKVRADDRLKTLPVLMVTAEAKRDQIVAAAQAGVNGYVVKPFTAAVLKEKIDKIFERVEG from the coding sequence ATGAAAATTCTGATCGTTGATGATTTCTCAACGATGAGACGAATCGTCAAAAATCTGTTACGCGACCTGGGGTTTACCAATACCCAGGAAGCTGACGATGGCACAACCGCACTTCCCATGTTGCAGAATGGTGATTTCGACTTCTTAGTGACGGACTGGAACATGCCTGGCATGACAGGTCTCGACTTGCTGAAGAAGGTCAGGGCCGATGATCGCCTGAAAACTCTGCCGGTACTGATGGTGACCGCGGAAGCCAAACGTGACCAGATTGTGGCTGCTGCGCAGGCAGGAGTTAATGGTTATGTTGTGAAGCCTTTCACCGCTGCAGTGCTGAAAGAAAAGATCGATAAGATCTTTGAACGTGTCGAAGGTTAA
- a CDS encoding RNA polymerase sigma factor FliA codes for MSVGSCLVYSDVQKHDYEQLVREHATLVKRIAHHLIGRLPDSVQLDDLIQAGMIGLLEAARKYDGGKGASFETYAGIRIRGAMLDEIRKGDWAPRSVHRNSRRISEAIKQIESAKGRDAEDSEVAGFLGISQDEYHAILKDSAGCRLFSFEEVVEKSESGFDVFEDESPNPLDGIERESFQRQLADAIRHLPEREQLVLALYYDEELNLKEIGAVLGVSESRVSQLHSQAAHRLRARLGGWLS; via the coding sequence GTGTCAGTAGGAAGTTGTCTGGTGTATTCCGACGTACAAAAACACGATTATGAACAACTGGTGCGTGAGCATGCGACGCTGGTAAAGCGTATTGCTCACCATCTTATCGGCCGCCTGCCTGACAGCGTGCAGCTCGATGACCTTATTCAGGCCGGTATGATTGGCTTGCTGGAGGCTGCACGTAAATACGACGGTGGCAAGGGTGCCAGTTTTGAAACCTACGCCGGTATCCGCATCCGTGGTGCCATGCTGGATGAAATCCGCAAAGGTGACTGGGCACCACGCTCGGTTCACCGCAATTCCCGCCGTATCAGTGAAGCCATTAAACAGATCGAAAGCGCAAAAGGCCGTGATGCTGAAGACAGCGAAGTCGCGGGCTTTCTTGGCATCAGTCAGGATGAATACCACGCGATTCTGAAAGACAGTGCCGGCTGTCGGCTGTTCAGCTTTGAAGAGGTTGTGGAGAAGAGCGAATCAGGCTTCGATGTCTTTGAGGATGAATCTCCGAATCCACTGGATGGCATCGAGCGTGAGTCCTTTCAGCGTCAACTCGCCGACGCTATCCGTCATTTACCCGAAAGAGAGCAACTGGTACTCGCACTCTACTATGACGAAGAACTGAATCTGAAAGAAATTGGCGCTGTGCTGGGTGTCAGTGAATCAAGGGTCAGTCAGCTGCACAGTCAGGCAGCTCATCGCCTGCGTGCCCGTCTTGGCGGCTGGTTGTCCTAA
- a CDS encoding MinD/ParA family protein, with translation MARHPVQVIAVTGGKGGVGKSNVSVNLAIALAEMGRRVVVLDADLGLANIDILLGISSNKTIENVLSGECDLRDVMVKGPGGIRVVPASSGTQKLSQLNALEHAGLIQAFSDIGDDIDVLIIDTAAGISDSVMSFVRAAQEVLMVVTDEPTSITDAYAQIKLLNRDYGLFRFRIVANMVRTPQEGNALFAKLTKVTDRFLEVAMQYVGAIPQDDALKRAVQRQKAVIDAYPRSKAATAFRALAKKVDSWPLPSTPRGHLEFFVDRLVQEAGA, from the coding sequence ATGGCAAGGCATCCTGTGCAGGTCATCGCGGTCACCGGCGGTAAAGGTGGTGTCGGCAAGAGCAATGTCTCGGTCAACCTGGCTATCGCCCTGGCCGAAATGGGACGCAGAGTGGTGGTTCTCGATGCGGATCTGGGGTTGGCGAATATTGATATTCTGCTGGGTATCAGTTCTAACAAAACCATCGAAAATGTTCTGTCGGGCGAATGTGATCTGCGTGATGTGATGGTTAAAGGACCGGGCGGCATCCGTGTTGTTCCCGCGTCTTCCGGTACACAGAAACTGTCACAGCTGAATGCACTTGAACATGCCGGCCTGATTCAGGCTTTCAGCGATATTGGCGATGATATTGATGTGCTGATTATTGATACCGCGGCCGGAATTTCCGACAGTGTGATGAGTTTTGTCCGTGCTGCGCAGGAAGTGCTGATGGTGGTCACCGATGAACCAACCTCAATCACCGACGCTTATGCGCAGATCAAACTGCTGAATCGTGATTATGGGCTGTTCCGCTTCCGTATCGTTGCCAACATGGTTCGTACACCGCAGGAAGGTAATGCTTTATTTGCCAAACTTACTAAAGTGACGGATCGTTTTCTGGAAGTGGCTATGCAGTATGTCGGCGCCATTCCCCAGGACGATGCGCTTAAGCGTGCTGTGCAGCGCCAGAAAGCGGTGATCGATGCCTACCCGCGCTCCAAAGCGGCGACAGCATTCCGTGCGCTGGCTAAAAAAGTAGATTCATGGCCACTGCCTTCAACCCCCCGGGGGCATCTGGAGTTTTTTGTAGATCGGTTGGTTCAGGAAGCCGGGGCATAA
- the flhF gene encoding flagellar biosynthesis protein FlhF, whose protein sequence is MKVKRFTAANMQLALRLVSQELGADAVILSSKKVADGFEVVAALDYQPGHEQERAEIERQLRLQQELEQAKAASREPQPALKKRDERYEERMAFAGQSDLSSTESLSAVLSGLKNDDFRRTAPASSGKSSADNSRNATEDSMLRQRADQEGEWYNNVIQQMSGELRELKDWMVSHQGSAWDTHRPLTWQQSQLWQRCQDVGLEAAWADRVASRIDGDVPLEDAWKKALKLIASDLPVAPNGLLDRGGIYALVGPTGAGKTTTIGKLAAQFVIRHGAESVALITLDNYRVAAHDQLRTFARILGVTLHVVPVNGDLSKVLDSVRDKKLVLVDSAGLASQDPHFAAQLSMLKQAGARLKKLLVLPLTSQGRCLQENYEHFKAAGLAGCVFTKLDECFSLGPAMSVSALTQLPVTLVTDGPHIPDDVHYPDAEKLVKLAEQMARMARTRWQAAEAMSFATQHSSIQHGV, encoded by the coding sequence ATGAAAGTTAAACGCTTCACCGCAGCCAATATGCAGCTGGCACTGCGTCTGGTCTCCCAGGAACTGGGAGCGGATGCGGTCATTCTGTCGAGCAAGAAAGTAGCGGACGGATTTGAAGTGGTCGCCGCTCTGGATTATCAGCCGGGCCACGAGCAGGAGCGTGCGGAAATTGAGCGCCAGCTGCGCCTGCAGCAGGAGCTGGAACAGGCGAAAGCGGCATCCCGCGAACCACAGCCAGCGCTGAAAAAACGTGATGAGCGCTATGAAGAACGTATGGCCTTTGCTGGCCAGAGCGACCTTTCCAGTACCGAATCGCTGTCTGCAGTATTAAGCGGCCTGAAAAATGATGATTTCCGTCGTACGGCGCCTGCCAGTTCCGGCAAGTCCAGTGCTGACAATAGCCGCAATGCCACTGAAGACAGTATGTTGCGCCAGCGTGCGGATCAGGAAGGCGAGTGGTACAACAACGTTATTCAGCAAATGAGCGGGGAGCTGCGCGAGCTGAAAGACTGGATGGTCAGCCATCAGGGCAGTGCCTGGGATACCCACCGGCCACTGACCTGGCAGCAGTCACAATTGTGGCAGCGCTGTCAGGATGTCGGGCTGGAAGCGGCCTGGGCGGATCGCGTTGCCAGTCGTATTGATGGTGATGTCCCGCTTGAAGATGCGTGGAAAAAAGCGCTGAAGCTGATTGCCTCTGATCTGCCGGTAGCACCGAACGGATTGCTGGATCGCGGTGGCATTTATGCTCTCGTCGGCCCGACCGGTGCAGGAAAAACGACAACCATCGGTAAGTTGGCAGCACAGTTTGTGATCCGCCACGGCGCTGAATCGGTGGCTTTGATCACCCTCGATAATTACCGCGTAGCAGCACACGACCAGCTGCGCACCTTTGCCCGCATTCTTGGTGTAACCCTGCATGTTGTGCCGGTCAATGGTGACCTGAGTAAGGTACTCGACAGCGTACGTGATAAAAAGCTGGTGTTGGTTGATAGCGCCGGACTGGCAAGTCAGGATCCACATTTTGCTGCGCAATTGTCTATGCTTAAACAGGCCGGAGCGCGTCTGAAAAAGCTGCTGGTATTGCCTCTGACCAGTCAGGGGCGTTGCCTGCAGGAAAACTATGAACATTTTAAAGCAGCAGGTTTGGCGGGTTGTGTGTTTACCAAGCTGGATGAGTGTTTCAGTCTTGGGCCTGCCATGAGTGTGTCGGCGCTGACCCAGCTGCCGGTCACCCTGGTGACTGATGGTCCGCACATCCCTGACGATGTGCATTATCCGGATGCTGAAAAACTGGTGAAACTGGCGGAGCAGATGGCGCGTATGGCGCGTACCCGCTGGCAGGCCGCCGAAGCCATGAGCTTCGCCACTCAGCATTCCAGTATTCAACACGGAGTATAA